The uncultured Campylobacter sp. sequence ATCGAATTTAACTAAAATTTCAGAAGCAACCCTATGTAAAATCTTTAGAGAAATAAGAATTCTTATGTCTAAAGAGTGTGAGAAGGTATCTAAGTTTTCAGGCGAAATTTCCAGCTCGCAAGCTCGCCTAGAAGCTTCGCTTTGAAATAGATGAAAGTTACTTCGGATCTAAACGAGTAAGAGGTAAGAGAGGTAGAGGTGCAGCAAATAAAACACCAGTATTTGGAATGCTAAAGCGTGACGGTAAGGTCTATACCCAAGTAGTTAAGAACTGTTCTGCAAATGAACTGATACCGATATTATCGGAGTTTCTCAAAGAGAGTGCAAGCACAAGAGTGAATTAGACGAGAGTGTGATTTATTCTGATTGCTGGAAAGCTTATGACGGATTGGTTGATTACGGAGCTAAAGCTCATTATAGAGTAAAGCATTCTAAAAATGAATTCGCTAACGGTAAAAATCATATAAACGGTATAGAAAACTTCTGGGGATATGCTAAACATAGACTAGCTAAATTTAAAGGGATAAAGAAAGGAAATTTCTTGCTTCATCTAAAGGAATGTGAATTTAGATATAATACTAAAACTATACAGGAAAACCTATATCAGAAACTATTGAAATTGATAAGAGAAAATCCGCTTAAGTTTAATTGAGCCAAGAAAAATATGGCAAAAACTCTATCCTAAGAGCTAGCGACTTACTTCCCGAGGCTACTACCAGAGATAGAAACAAAAAGATAGGAGGGCACAAAAGCGGTGAATAAAGATAGAGCCAAGATCTTTAGCTCGTTTAATCCTCTCTCTACCCTAGAAAAAGCCCTAAAAGCCCAGGAAAGAGAAAAGAGCGAAAAGCTAGATCTGGACGAATCAAAAATAGAAGAAATCCTAAATAAAATATCCAAACTAAAACCCGCCGACGAGATAAAGCTAACCTACCATGACGGGCAGGGCTACGCGAATATAGAGGAGCTAGTCTCAAACGTAAACTTAACGGATAAGAGCCTAACGGTAGTAAAGACGAAGGTGGGGTTTGGGGATGTCTATGAGGTAAGGGTTGTTTTGTAACGACAGGATATGAAGTATATGGCTATAATAAAATTTAAAATTCCCACAAACGGCGGGAATTTACGTTTTTACCTTATTCTTTTCTAGGCTATCTAAGAATTCTTCTATGCTTGATCGCTTATAAACGATTCTACGACCTAGTTTTATAAACGGTATTTTTATTTTATTGTTACCGTTCATTCTCCACTTCGCTTGCGTTTGAAGCGGAATTTTAAATTTCTCAAAGAGCTCCGCCGGCGTTATATAATCTTCACTCATATTTTTCCCTTCAAATATTTTTAGCAAGAGAATATACTATATAAAAGAAAAAGGCAAGCAAAAACGGCCTTCGCCATGAAAAAATCGAAAATATTTTTATCTTACAGTAAACGCAAATCGTAGCAATAGCCTAAAATAGGCTTTTAGAAATTATAATCGGTTTTTGGCGATAGCCCATGTAAATACTACGAGTTTAATTAAAATCACCTTAAATGTAATTTATCCATGCCGTCGTTTAATTTGGAGCTAAGGAAAAATAAAAATTAGATATTTTTTGGAAAATATTAGAAATTTTAGAAATAAAGTAGTGATATTTTTATAATATAAAATTTGTCTTTGTTTTTCATGGTATCTCTTAGTGTATCTCCAAAAATTATAAAAACAAGCAAACACACAATTATGGGGCTTTTCCGTTGCACGATCAGTCCAGCATCCGGAGCCATCTACACCCAAAAATCCCTCTTAGACCCCGATTTTATTGATCTTTTAAGAGCTTTAAGATTTGTTGGTTTTGTTAAATTTGTTCCCTATTTGTTCCCGAAATTTTTTAGTATTCTAGCTTTTTGTTATGTGCTGCAAATTAATCTAAAATGCCTTGGGCTCTCTTTAACTTAAGCTCACGCAAAGGAGTAGTAAGTTGCGATGAGAACTATATTCTTAAAAAGTAGCAAGTGTAGCGAAGTTAAAAAATAAGGATATAGTCCATTTAGGAATTTCTGAATCTAATTTTAGAGAAATTTTAAAGCACTTCACAGAAGATACAGAAGTATCAAAGATATCAAAAGAAAAATAAGAATTCTTATGTCTAAAGAGTGTAAAAAATAAGCAAATTTAGCGGTGAAATTTCCAAGCCTATCTAGAAGCTTCTCTTTGATATTGATGAAAGCTACTTTTACTTCGCTTTGCTTTTAGCTTTTTCATGTCGCAGCTACAAGCGTAGCAAAGTAGAGTTTAGATATAATAGCAGCAAAATATACAAAAACTTTCTATCATATTTTATCAAGGATGATAAGAAAGAATCCGCTTAAGCTTAATTGAGCCAAAATAAATATGCCGCATAGGAGTAAATTTGCGTCTAAAATACTTTTATATAATAGTTTTTCTAATCTGGCTTTGCATATTTATCGCCTTGCTGCCCGCTCATAAAATTTCAGCGATCTTAGAAGCGCTTGATTTTAGCGATAAAAACCTGACGCAAAGAGAGCTCGTAGAGCTAAATTTAAAAGATTACCTAAAAAAGCTTCATTACTTAGATAATTATCCGCGAAGGGATTTCGGCAAGATGGCGGATATTCACTTAGACAAAAACGGCTATGAGAGAGTACGATTTTCGTGGTGCAACGGCGATAAATATCCAGATGATAGATGCGAATTTTGGAAGCTGGATAAAAGACTAAATTTTGATTATCTAATGGATCTGGGCTCTAAAATTTGCAAAGACGGCGAACCTATACGAAACGCCGAAGAAATCGTAGAAAACGACGAGGTTTTAAAACTACAGCTCTTTTATCCTTGGGAGCAAGAGCATTTGATTGACGAAGACGGAAATTTTATAGAGAATTTTGTATATACGGGGTTCGGACTAGGCGCGCCGTATCCAGACGGTCTTTTTAAGGTTTTCGAGGGTTTTTTGTTTGTGAATAAAGATAATTTTGAATTGCCGATATATCCTGAAACTAAAAATAAAAAATTCGATATAATTCGTCCTATTAACGACTGCTACTATTCACTTTTATATTCCTTTGTTGAAAGTCAGATCGATAACAGTATAAGTCTAAATTCCTTTTGCGATATACATGAGCGTTTTGCGCTAAAAAAGCAGCTGTGGAAGGACGAGCCTATAGATTGTGACAGAGAATATACTTTTTCTTTCATACCGGTTTATAGCAAAATTCCCAAATTAACGAAAGATGCAATATTTAAAGATCACAACTATCATCATAAGCCCGACATAGATATACTTTTCAATCAATACCAAAATTTAAAGAATCAAAAGAACAAGATAAATTTTAACTCGCAAGGAGAGGACAATGGAACCGAAAGCAAATAATTTGTCTAAGGAAGGCGTCGTAGAAACGATTGATTTAAGCGGCGACTATCCGCTAGAAGTATTAAGCTATTATATATGGGGGCGAAATAAAAGACCCGAAGGCGATGAAATAGTTAGTGAGTATTACGCCAATAGAAAATATGGCGATAAAAATATAAATTTAAATTTTTCCAAACAGCAATATTTAGAAAAATTTTTTGGTATCGATAGATTGTTTAAAAACGGGCTTCTAAATCCTCACGCTGATAGACTATCTAATTTTACTAAAATAACCAATATGTGATTTTACTTTCAAAATACGATTTTAAAGACAAATTTAGCCAAAAGAGTAATATGCTAAATTTGCATATTACTTAAATAATTCTTAAAAAAATATACTAATTTTAAAACTAAATTTATATTTGCCGTTGTATAATAATCTCATAAATTTCAGTAATACCAGAAAGGATCAAAAATGGAAGAGATCGTAAAGACCACCTGTCCATATTGCGGTACGGGCTGCGGCATCGATCTTATCGTGCGAAACGGTAGAATCGTAGATGCCAAACCTAGCAAAGACCACCACGTAAACGATGGCGAGCTTTGCTTAAAAGGAATGTTCGGATGGGAGTTCGTAAACTCTCCTAAACGCTTAAGCCGACCGATGATGAGAAAGTTAAACGGCGTCTATGACAAGCACGGCGAGCTTGAAGAAGTGAGTTTTGAGGAGGTTTATGATTTCCTTGCGGATAAATTTAAATCCACCGTCGCAAAATACGGCCCAAGCTCGATCATGGGCTTTAGCTCTGCGCGCTCAAATAACGAAGACAACTACGTTTTCCAGAAATTTTTCCGCGCCCAGGGTAGCAACAACGTCGATCACTGCGCCCGTCTTTGACACGCTCCTACAGTGGCAGGTCTTGCCAGCACGCTAGGAAACGGAACGATGACGAACGATTTGGTCGAATTTGCGACCGACACGGACGTATTTTTACTCATCGGTACCAACACGAGCGAGTGCCACCCGATCATCGCTATGCAGATGCAGCGCGGCCTTCAGCGCGGCGCAAAGATGATCGTCGTAGATCCAAAGCGAACCGATATGGCCAAAAAAGCCGATATTTTCTTGCAAATCCCGATCGGAGCGAATATCAAAACGCTAAATACGATGATGCACGTGATCATCGCCGAAAATTTGCAAGATAGCGAATTTATCGAGAAATACTCCGAGGGATTTGAATATCTAAAAGAAGCGGTTAAGGACTTTACGCCTGAGCGTTTTGAGCGCGAAACCGGTATAAAAAAAGAGCTCATCATAGAGGCAGCTAGAATGTATGCTAAAGCAGGCGCGGCGGCGATTTGCTACACGATGGGTATCACGCAGTTTAGCGACGGCACGTCAAACGTCTTTTCGCTATCAAATTTAGCTGTTTTAACGGGAAATTTAGGCAAAAAGGGCGCGGGCGTAAATCCTCTGCGCGGTCAAAACAACGTCCAAGGCGCATGCGATATGGGCGCGCTGCCTAACGTAATCCCGGCAGGCGCGGTAAACAGCCCTTACGCACAGGAGCAAGCGCGCAAAGTATGGCACTTTGAGCTAAATCCGGTTCCTGGCTTTAAACTAACGCAAGCACCCGATAAAATGGATAGCGGCGAGCTAAAAGTCCTCTACGTCTACGGCGAAAACCCCGTAATGAGCGATCCTTGGACCGAGCACTTCGTCCACGCCGTACATCACCTAGACTGCTTTATCGTGCAGGATCTTTTCTTTACCGAGAGCGCGCATAAGGCCGATGTGGTGCTACCTGCCGCGGGCTGGGGCGAAAAGGACGGAACCTTTATCAACACCTCTCGCCGCGTCCAACGCACGCGCAAGGCTAGCGAGCCCGTTAACGGCGTGGAGCCTGATTGGAAGGTCGTTTGCAACATCGCAAACCGCATGGGGCTAGAGGGGTTTGATTTTGCGAGCCCTGAGCAAATTTGGAACGAGCTAAGGGAGCTTATGCCTAAATTTTTCGGCGGTATCAGCTACTATAGACTGGGCAAGCTAGGCGGTATCAGCTGGCCATGCCCGGACGAGGAGCATCCGGGTACGCCGGTGCTTTACGCAGATCACAAGTCCATGCTGCCTGGCGGCAAATTCCGCTTCGCGCCGGTACTTTACGTAGACGATAAAGAGGGGCGCGCAAAGGCTGAGGCCGAATTTAGAGCCAAGATGAATATCCCGGACGGCTATCCGGTCGGTAGCGGCGCGCTTAGCGAAGTGCCCGACGAGGTATATCCGTGCCTATTTACGACCGGACGCAAGGTCTATCACTACCACACCGGCACGATGACTAGGGAGTGTCCGGCTCTTGAATACGGTGCTGGTATCGAGGGCGCGCTTATAGAGGTGAGTCCCGATATCGCTCGCGAGAGGGAGCTAGAGGAGGGCTGCTACGCGCTCGTACAAAACAAACGCGGCCAGATCGCGGCCAAACTACGCGTAAATCCGGATCTAAAAGAAGGCACGATATTTACGACCTTCCACTATAGCGAGGCCGACGGTAACGAGCTAGCCAACGCGGGCGATCCCGATCCGCTCTCAGGCATCACGCCGCTAAAGATGACGATAGCAAACATCAGGCGTCTAAGCGAAGAGGAGTTTATCAAATTTAGAGAGCAAAACGAGATGTCGATGCACTCGGCAAATCCGTATTTATCGCCTGTTAGAGCGTAAATTTAGGGCGGGAGACCGCCCTTTTATACTTAAATTTATCCATTTTATTTTAAATTTACCCGCATTCAGATTTGACAAACTAACGATGTAAAATTTAATAAAGCTAAAGAAGTATGAGTCAAATTTAACGAACTATCCATGTAAAATTTAATGAAATCAAAGAAGCGTGAGTCAAATTTGACGCAGACAAACCGCGTCAAATTTGATGAGATTACTCGCTCCCGCAATCTCGGTGAGAGCGAGCTAAATTTTAAGATTTTATTTTAAGCCTATCGCCAGCATAGTAGGCGAGCTTCCAGGTCGGAGTTTGTTTTAGGTCTTTAAAGCCGTAGCCGCGAGCCTTAACTCTATCGCCGTAGATTTTTTCTATCATAGCCGATTCGCCTACTAGCAGTGCCTTTGTAGAACACATTGCCGCGCAAACAGGTACTTTGCCTTCTGAAATTCTATCCTGGCCGTACTCTTCACGCTCGGCTTCGCTATTTGTCGGTAGCGGACCGCCTGCGCACATCGTGCACTTATCCATCGAACCTTTGGCGCCAAACACTCCCTCGCGCGGGAACTGGGGCGCGCCGAACGGACACGCGTATAGACAGTATCCGCAGCCGATGCAGATATCTTTGTCGTGTAGCACGACGCCGTCGGCTCTGATGTAAAAACAATCAACCGGGCAAACCAGCGAGCACGGAGCGTCCTCGCAGTGCATGCAGGCTATCGAGGTTGATATTTCCTTACCAGGTACGCCTTCGTTTAGCGTGATGACGCGGCGGCGGCGGATGCCAAGAGGCAGCTCGTGAGCCTCGTCGCAAGCCACTGCACAGCCGTTACAGTCGATACATCTATCGTCGTCGCAGTAAAATTTAAGTCTATTGTTATCGTTAAATTCGCTCATTTTACGCCTTTTCTATGCGGCATAGACCGCTTTTGGTTTCAGGAATCTGAGTGTTTATATCATATCCATAGTTAGTGACGGTATTTGCGCTCTCGCCTACCGCATAAGGCTTGGTGCCTTCCGGGAAATTACCCGTCATATCAACGCCTTGCATATAACCCGCATAATGAAACGGCATAAAGATGGTGTCGGGTTTAACGGACGGTACCACTCTGGCGCGCACCTTAACCTTAGTACCTTCAGGCGAATGAACCCAGATGAAATCCCAGTTTTTAATGCCGTATTTAGCCGCAAGCTCGGGGTGGATATCAGCAAACATCTCAGGCGTTAGGCGGCTTAGATACATACTAGCTCTCGTCTCCATGCCCGCGCCGCTAAAATTTACGAGGCGAGCCGTCGTGAGGATAATAGGAAACTCTTTTGAGTAGTCCTTTGCTAGCTGGACGGATTGAAATTTCGTATCGACGCGGTTTTGAAGTTTCTTATCCTCAAAGCTCGGATACTTTTGCGCCAGATCGAATCTAGGCGTATGCAACGGCTCTCTGTGAAGAGGAATTTGATCCGCAAAAGTCCAAACGATCGTCCTAGCTCGCGCATTGCCGTACGGAGCGATATTTTTCTCCATGCATTTTTTAGCGATGATATTACTATCGTCATGTATCCAGCTGCCGCCTATTTTGGCCTTTTCATCCTCGGTTAGCGTGATGCCTAGCACCTTTTCGATGTTATCTTTTTTGATCTCAGGATATCCACCCTTGACAAACGAATCTACGGGCGCGCTACCGTCCGCGGCTAATTGGCTAACTCCGTTATGCTCTAAGCCGAAGCGGTTTCTAAAACCCATACCGCCTTGCCTAACGGACTTGTTTATATCGTAAAGTATCGGGCTGCCCGGATGATCCTCCGTCCAGCACGGCCACGGCAAGCCGTAGTATTCGCCTTCGACTACGGTGCCAGGTTTTCCTAGACTTGTTTTTTCGTCAAATTTATCCCAGTTTTCTTGGTGCTTTTTGAGCCTTTCCGGAGTCCAACCCGTCATGCCGATAGTTTTTATTATATTTGCGATCTCGCGCGTAGCGACCTCAGGCCACTCGATCTTACCTTCGGCGTCTCTGATCGTGCGCGTTAGCTCGTCATAGTAGCCTAGCCTTTTGGCAAGCTCAAACAAAATTTCGTGATCCGGCATACTCTCAAACAAAGGCTCTACGACCTGGCTTCTCCACTGGCCGCTGCGGTTTGTCGCTACAACCGTACCGCTGGTTTCAAACTGCGTCGCCGCAGGCAGTATGTAGACGTCGTCTTTTTTGTCAGTTATCACGCCGGCATCGTTTACGAAAGGATCTACCAGCACTAAAAGCTCAAGCGCATCTAAGCCTTCTTTTACTTTTACTTGTTGCGCGGTTGATGTGATACCGTTGCCGATTACCACTAAGGCTTTTATACTGTCGCCGGCATTATCTACGGCTTCGTTGCCGTTTTTACCGTCAAGCACGCCCGCCCACCATTTTGATAGCGTAAATCCGGGTTTAAACATCATTTCAGGCTTAACGAAATTCTTTTGGAGCCATTCAAAATCGACCTTCCACATCTTAGCGAAGTATTTCCAGTTGGCTTCGTTTTTTGGATAGTACCCGGGTAGCTCGGTCGGCAAATTCGCCATATCCGTCGCGCCTTGAACGTTGTCGTGACCGCGCAGAATATTACAGCCGCCGCCTGATACGCCCATATTTCCTAGCACTAGTTGCAGGATCGGAGCGATACGAGTGTTTGAGCTGCCTATGGTGTGCTGAGTTAGACCCATCGCCCAAACGACCGATCCCGGGCGATTTTTGGCATAAACTTCGGTTATCTCAAGAAGCGTCTCTTTTTTGATCCCGCAAACATCGGCTACGACTTCGGGCGTCCATTTGGCAGCCTCTTCGCGGATCAGATCCATACCGTAGACGCGGTCGTTTATAAATTCCTTATCTTCCCAGCCGTTTTGAAAGATGATATTCATCATGCCGTACATAAAAGGTATATCCGTGCCGGTGCGAATTTGAGCAAAATAATCAGCCTTAGCCGCAGTTCTCGTGTATCTTGGATCGATCACGATTAGCTTTGCGCCGTTATTTTCCTTCGCTTTTAGAAAATGTCTAAAGCCGACCGGGTGATTTACCGCCGGATTTGCGCCCACTATAAAGATAGACTTCGCGTTTTGGATATCTCCAAGATGATTGGTCATAGCTCCGTAACCCCAAGTATTCGCCACACCGGCGACTGTAGAGCTGTGTCAAAGACGGGCTTGGTGATCTAGGTTATTAGTCCCGAACATCGCTACGAATTTGCTTATATAATAGCTTTGTTCGTTGCAATCTTTTGCAGAGCCTAGAAACATCACTTGTTCAGGGTTTTTCTCGCGATACGCTTTTAG is a genomic window containing:
- the fdh3B gene encoding formate dehydrogenase FDH3 subunit beta, producing MSEFNDNNRLKFYCDDDRCIDCNGCAVACDEAHELPLGIRRRRVITLNEGVPGKEISTSIACMHCEDAPCSLVCPVDCFYIRADGVVLHDKDICIGCGYCLYACPFGAPQFPREGVFGAKGSMDKCTMCAGGPLPTNSEAEREEYGQDRISEGKVPVCAAMCSTKALLVGESAMIEKIYGDRVKARGYGFKDLKQTPTWKLAYYAGDRLKIKS
- a CDS encoding helix-turn-helix domain-containing protein — its product is MSEDYITPAELFEKFKIPLQTQAKWRMNGNNKIKIPFIKLGRRIVYKRSSIEEFLDSLEKNKVKT
- a CDS encoding molybdopterin-dependent oxidoreductase — its product is MPHSNAVGRRSFLKMAALAGVAGGMSGLAASGVTRSATKEEMANPFPNSKIVKTVCTVCSVGCGVRAEVENGVWVRQEVAQDHPVSAGGHCCKGSDVIDMVRSHCRVKYPMKKVGGKWKRISYKDALDEIGAKLKAYREKNPEQVMFLGSAKDCNEQSYYISKFVAMFGTNNLDHQARLUHSSTVAGVANTWGYGAMTNHLGDIQNAKSIFIVGANPAVNHPVGFRHFLKAKENNGAKLIVIDPRYTRTAAKADYFAQIRTGTDIPFMYGMMNIIFQNGWEDKEFINDRVYGMDLIREEAAKWTPEVVADVCGIKKETLLEITEVYAKNRPGSVVWAMGLTQHTIGSSNTRIAPILQLVLGNMGVSGGGCNILRGHDNVQGATDMANLPTELPGYYPKNEANWKYFAKMWKVDFEWLQKNFVKPEMMFKPGFTLSKWWAGVLDGKNGNEAVDNAGDSIKALVVIGNGITSTAQQVKVKEGLDALELLVLVDPFVNDAGVITDKKDDVYILPAATQFETSGTVVATNRSGQWRSQVVEPLFESMPDHEILFELAKRLGYYDELTRTIRDAEGKIEWPEVATREIANIIKTIGMTGWTPERLKKHQENWDKFDEKTSLGKPGTVVEGEYYGLPWPCWTEDHPGSPILYDINKSVRQGGMGFRNRFGLEHNGVSQLAADGSAPVDSFVKGGYPEIKKDNIEKVLGITLTEDEKAKIGGSWIHDDSNIIAKKCMEKNIAPYGNARARTIVWTFADQIPLHREPLHTPRFDLAQKYPSFEDKKLQNRVDTKFQSVQLAKDYSKEFPIILTTARLVNFSGAGMETRASMYLSRLTPEMFADIHPELAAKYGIKNWDFIWVHSPEGTKVKVRARVVPSVKPDTIFMPFHYAGYMQGVDMTGNFPEGTKPYAVGESANTVTNYGYDINTQIPETKSGLCRIEKA
- a CDS encoding YolD-like family protein, which encodes MNKDRAKIFSSFNPLSTLEKALKAQEREKSEKLDLDESKIEEILNKISKLKPADEIKLTYHDGQGYANIEELVSNVNLTDKSLTVVKTKVGFGDVYEVRVVL
- a CDS encoding molybdopterin dinucleotide binding domain-containing protein; this encodes MNIPDGYPVGSGALSEVPDEVYPCLFTTGRKVYHYHTGTMTRECPALEYGAGIEGALIEVSPDIARERELEEGCYALVQNKRGQIAAKLRVNPDLKEGTIFTTFHYSEADGNELANAGDPDPLSGITPLKMTIANIRRLSEEEFIKFREQNEMSMHSANPYLSPVRA